One Peptostreptococcus equinus genomic window carries:
- a CDS encoding DUF2382 domain-containing protein: protein MKNFETYRTEAELLRRVDQLKAMGVKGSDIEVISKNKVNGTNRLAYGDIDAKTSEASLGDKIAAFFSGEDAQVKALDKYNFSPDTRNQAMTAVNNGYYLLHLKSKDIYNKPSYYNDRFDYLDEDLKSSDNLTPEDKIRIHEERLRIDKDRVESGSIEINKEVVSERQEVKVPVEKERVIVERHKVDEKSSHDFDELGKNKDTIRVPIHEEKINVSKENVVTEELVIKKEKVVEDEIVSAEIRKEKVDVDENNAKRIK from the coding sequence ATGAAAAATTTCGAAACTTACAGAACAGAAGCAGAATTATTAAGAAGAGTTGACCAGTTAAAGGCAATGGGTGTTAAAGGAAGTGATATTGAAGTAATATCTAAAAATAAGGTAAACGGTACCAATAGATTAGCATATGGAGATATAGACGCCAAGACAAGTGAAGCTTCTCTGGGAGATAAAATAGCAGCATTTTTTTCAGGTGAAGATGCACAGGTAAAAGCTTTAGACAAATATAATTTTAGTCCTGATACACGTAATCAGGCAATGACAGCGGTAAATAATGGATATTATCTACTACATTTAAAATCTAAAGATATATATAATAAACCAAGCTATTACAACGATAGATTTGATTATTTAGATGAAGATTTAAAATCTAGTGATAATCTTACTCCAGAAGATAAAATACGTATACACGAAGAACGTCTACGCATAGATAAAGATCGAGTTGAGTCAGGATCTATAGAAATAAATAAAGAAGTAGTTAGTGAACGTCAAGAAGTTAAAGTACCAGTTGAAAAAGAAAGAGTTATAGTTGAAAGGCATAAAGTAGATGAAAAATCTTCACACGACTTTGACGAGTTAGGTAAAAATAAAGATACTATAAGAGTACCTATACATGAAGAAAAAATTAATGTATCAAAAGAAAATGTAGTTACTGAAGAATTGGTAATAAAAAAGGAAAAAGTTGTAGAAGACGAAATAGTTTCAGCTGAAATTAGAAAAGAAAAAGTTGATGTTGACGAAAACAACGCAAAAAGAATTAAATAA
- the msrB gene encoding peptide-methionine (R)-S-oxide reductase MsrB, translating to MDKIATFAGGCFWCMVKPYTMYEGVIKVESGYMGGTKENPTYEEVSTGDTKHLEVIQIYFDDDKISYNELLNIYWKQINPYDPIGQFADVGSQYLTAIFYHDDEQKKLAEKSKKTIEEKNGKAVYTQIRPIEIFYKAEEYHQDYYKKSSKHYNIYYKNSGRYNYVKSHWDRNNANREILKDKLTDLQFEVTQNDMTEIPFENEYFDKFEKGIYVDIVSGEPLFSSNDKFQSSCGWPSFSKPIKDTNILYRGDYSFGMERTEVRSAQANSHLGHLFNHGPKELGGNRYCINSASLKFIPYDKMDEEGYGEYKKYLD from the coding sequence ATGGATAAGATAGCGACTTTTGCAGGAGGGTGTTTTTGGTGTATGGTAAAGCCATATACTATGTATGAGGGAGTAATAAAAGTAGAAAGTGGTTATATGGGGGGAACAAAAGAAAATCCTACTTATGAAGAAGTATCTACTGGTGATACAAAACATTTAGAAGTTATACAAATATATTTTGATGATGATAAAATATCATATAATGAACTACTGAATATTTATTGGAAACAGATAAATCCATATGATCCAATTGGTCAGTTTGCAGATGTTGGTAGTCAGTATTTAACAGCTATATTTTATCATGATGATGAACAAAAAAAATTAGCTGAAAAAAGCAAAAAAACCATAGAAGAGAAGAATGGAAAAGCTGTTTACACTCAAATCAGACCTATTGAAATATTTTATAAGGCAGAAGAATACCATCAAGATTATTATAAAAAATCAAGTAAACATTATAATATATATTATAAAAACTCAGGTAGATATAATTATGTTAAATCTCATTGGGATAGAAATAATGCGAATAGAGAAATCTTAAAAGACAAGTTAACTGATTTACAATTTGAAGTAACACAAAATGATATGACAGAGATACCGTTTGAAAATGAATATTTTGATAAGTTTGAAAAGGGAATTTATGTAGATATAGTGAGCGGAGAACCACTTTTTTCATCAAATGATAAGTTTCAATCCTCTTGTGGATGGCCATCTTTTTCAAAGCCAATTAAAGATACTAATATTTTGTATAGAGGCGATTATTCATTCGGAATGGAGAGGACTGAAGTTAGAAGCGCTCAAGCTAATAGTCATCTAGGGCATTTGTTTAATCATGGTCCTAAGGAATTGGGTGGTAATAGATATTGTATAAATTCTGCATCATTGAAGTTTATACCATATGATAAAATGGATGAAGAAGGTTATGGAGAATATAAAAAATATTTAGATTAA
- the tsf gene encoding translation elongation factor Ts — protein sequence MAITAQMVKELREATGAGMMDCKKALTEADGDKDKAVDILREKGLSKAAKKADRIAAEGLVNIEIGPDNALASIVEVNSETDFVAKNEDFKKFVNDVAVMARENDVHNVPELLALQHDEGKSLQDVLNDRIATIGEKLDVRRFERLVTENGVIAGYIHGGGKIGVLVELETTSKDQKVIDLGRDIAMQVAAMNPKYISEADVDQEYLAHEKEVLTQQALNEGKPANIVEKMVVGRLKKELKEVCLLDQVFVKDSELTISKLIANVSKEVNQDIAVKKMVRYEVGEGIEKKEENFAEEVAKQMK from the coding sequence ATGGCAATAACTGCACAGATGGTAAAAGAATTAAGAGAAGCAACAGGCGCAGGAATGATGGATTGCAAGAAAGCTCTTACAGAAGCTGATGGCGATAAGGATAAGGCTGTTGATATACTAAGAGAAAAAGGACTTTCAAAGGCTGCTAAAAAAGCTGATAGAATAGCTGCAGAAGGTCTTGTAAATATAGAAATAGGACCAGATAATGCTTTAGCATCAATAGTTGAAGTTAACTCTGAAACTGATTTTGTCGCTAAGAATGAAGACTTTAAGAAATTTGTTAATGATGTAGCTGTAATGGCTAGAGAAAATGATGTTCATAATGTACCTGAATTATTGGCTTTACAACATGACGAAGGCAAATCACTTCAGGATGTATTAAATGATAGAATAGCTACAATAGGTGAAAAACTTGATGTTAGAAGATTTGAAAGACTTGTAACAGAAAATGGTGTTATAGCTGGTTATATACACGGTGGCGGTAAAATCGGTGTGTTAGTTGAATTAGAAACAACATCTAAGGATCAGAAAGTTATTGATTTAGGAAGAGATATAGCAATGCAAGTAGCGGCTATGAATCCAAAATATATTTCTGAAGCTGATGTTGATCAGGAATATTTAGCGCACGAAAAGGAAGTTTTAACTCAGCAAGCTTTAAACGAAGGAAAGCCAGCTAATATTGTTGAAAAGATGGTTGTAGGTAGATTAAAGAAAGAATTAAAAGAAGTTTGCCTATTAGATCAAGTATTTGTTAAAGATTCTGAATTGACTATATCAAAATTAATAGCTAATGTATCTAAAGAAGTAAACCAAGATATCGCTGTTAAGAAAATGGTTAGATATGAAGTTGGTGAGGGTATAGAAAAGAAAGAAGAAAACTTTGCAGAAGAAGTAGCTAAGCAAATGAAGTAA
- the rpsB gene encoding 30S ribosomal protein S2, whose protein sequence is MSVISMKQLLEAGVHFGHQTRRWNPKMARFIFTERNGIYIIDLQKTVKKVDEAYKFMLEIAETGKPILFVGTKKQAQEAIKDEALRCGMYYVNERWLGGMLTNHKTIKTRIKKLRELEAMETDGTFDVLPKKEVIKLRAEQEKLEKFLGGIKDMPELPAAMFVIDPRKENIAIQEAHRLGIPVIGTVDTNCDPDEIDYPIPANDDAIRAIKLITGAMANAVIEARQGVDDVAVEEAQTEEVVEETTEEN, encoded by the coding sequence ATGTCAGTAATTTCAATGAAACAATTGTTAGAAGCTGGTGTACATTTTGGACATCAGACAAGAAGATGGAACCCTAAAATGGCTAGATTTATATTCACAGAAAGAAATGGAATATATATCATAGACTTACAGAAGACAGTAAAGAAAGTTGATGAAGCTTATAAGTTTATGCTAGAAATAGCTGAAACTGGAAAGCCAATACTATTTGTTGGTACTAAGAAACAGGCTCAAGAAGCTATCAAGGATGAAGCTCTTAGATGTGGTATGTACTATGTAAACGAAAGATGGCTAGGAGGAATGCTTACTAACCATAAGACAATCAAGACTAGAATTAAGAAGCTTAGAGAACTAGAAGCTATGGAAACTGATGGTACATTTGATGTACTACCAAAGAAAGAAGTTATCAAACTTAGAGCTGAACAAGAAAAACTAGAAAAGTTTTTAGGTGGTATTAAGGATATGCCTGAACTACCAGCAGCTATGTTCGTAATAGATCCAAGAAAAGAAAATATAGCTATTCAGGAAGCTCATAGACTAGGTATACCTGTAATAGGAACAGTTGATACTAACTGTGATCCAGATGAAATTGATTATCCAATACCAGCAAATGATGATGCTATCAGAGCTATCAAGTTAATAACTGGTGCTATGGCAAATGCTGTTATCGAAGCAAGACAGGGTGTTGATGATGTAGCTGTAGAAGAAGCACAGACTGAAGAAGTTGTTGAAGAAACTACAGAAGAAAATTAA
- a CDS encoding TlpA family protein disulfide reductase, whose translation MSNNNKKIAIIISIIALVALAFLFKNNMESSNSDKTVDTNKKVKEEIYFVARELETDENVGKEEMLIMNKNAVVIWQTKCGPCEPELKAIEKLRSKYKNINFIGIGLGDNNDDVTNKLKRLDINFKNYFLTEKFLNKNKSIDSTPTLLFVDKNGKELMYRLKGNTALNNDAEQVIKDIEKELDKFDQLKM comes from the coding sequence ATGAGTAATAATAATAAAAAAATAGCAATAATCATATCTATAATTGCTCTTGTAGCTTTAGCATTTTTATTTAAAAATAATATGGAATCTTCAAATTCTGATAAAACTGTTGATACTAATAAAAAAGTAAAGGAAGAAATTTATTTTGTTGCTAGAGAATTGGAAACGGATGAAAATGTAGGTAAAGAAGAGATGCTAATAATGAATAAAAATGCTGTGGTAATATGGCAGACCAAGTGTGGTCCTTGTGAACCAGAGTTAAAAGCTATAGAAAAGCTTAGATCTAAATACAAAAATATTAATTTTATAGGTATTGGTCTTGGTGATAATAACGATGATGTTACTAATAAACTTAAAAGATTAGATATTAATTTTAAGAACTACTTTTTAACTGAAAAGTTTTTGAATAAAAATAAGAGTATAGATTCAACTCCTACTTTACTCTTTGTAGACAAAAATGGAAAAGAATTAATGTACAGATTAAAGGGAAATACGGCTCTAAATAATGATGCTGAACAAGTAATAAAAGATATAGAAAAAGAATTAGATAAGTTTGATCAGCTTAAAATGTAA
- the pyrH gene encoding UMP kinase — MNQPKYKRVLLKISGEALSGGTGFGINNEVLNDISLGIKELNDVGVEVAVVVGGGNFWRGRTNQQMDRTTADYIGMLATVMNAMALQDSLEAIEVPTRVQTGIEMNKVAEPYIRRRAVRHLEKGRVVIFGAGTGNPYFSTDTAAALRAAEMEAEVILLAKNVDAVYDKDPKSCSDAKKFEKLSYMEVINKELKVMDSTATSLCMDNKITIKVFELSTENIIKVVYGENIGTIVE, encoded by the coding sequence ATGAATCAGCCTAAATATAAGAGAGTTTTATTAAAAATAAGCGGAGAAGCCTTATCAGGTGGAACTGGTTTTGGTATTAATAATGAAGTGTTAAATGATATATCTTTAGGAATAAAAGAATTAAATGATGTAGGTGTAGAAGTAGCAGTAGTAGTTGGTGGTGGAAATTTCTGGAGAGGAAGAACTAATCAACAGATGGACAGAACTACTGCAGATTATATAGGTATGCTTGCAACTGTAATGAATGCAATGGCTTTGCAGGATTCTTTAGAAGCTATAGAGGTTCCAACTAGGGTTCAAACAGGCATTGAAATGAACAAGGTTGCTGAACCATATATAAGAAGAAGAGCTGTAAGACATTTAGAAAAAGGAAGAGTAGTAATATTTGGTGCAGGAACAGGTAATCCATATTTCTCTACAGATACTGCAGCGGCATTAAGAGCAGCTGAAATGGAAGCCGAAGTAATTCTTCTAGCTAAAAATGTAGATGCGGTATATGACAAGGATCCAAAATCTTGTTCAGATGCAAAGAAATTTGAAAAATTATCTTATATGGAAGTAATAAATAAAGAATTAAAAGTAATGGATTCAACAGCTACATCACTATGCATGGATAATAAGATAACTATAAAAGTATTTGAATTATCTACTGAAAATATTATTAAAGTTGTATATGGCGAAAATATAGGAACTATAGTAGAATAG
- the frr gene encoding ribosome recycling factor: MQLDLHIELEEQMEKTIEALKFEFGTIRAGRANASMLDKVRVDYYGTPTPVNQMAAVAVSEGRILTITPWDKSVIHAIEKAISESDIGIAPTNDGSVIRLTVPQLTEERRKELAKKASKASESFKVRIRNERRDANEKIKKMEKAGELAEDDAKKATDEVQKMTDKYIKTIEALTSEKEADIMSV, encoded by the coding sequence ATGCAATTAGATCTTCACATTGAATTAGAAGAACAAATGGAAAAAACTATAGAAGCGTTAAAATTTGAATTTGGTACGATTAGAGCAGGTAGAGCTAATGCATCTATGTTAGATAAGGTGAGAGTAGACTATTATGGTACTCCAACACCTGTTAATCAGATGGCAGCAGTTGCAGTTTCAGAGGGTAGAATACTAACTATCACTCCTTGGGACAAGTCTGTGATACATGCTATTGAAAAAGCAATATCTGAATCGGACATTGGAATAGCTCCTACAAACGACGGTTCTGTGATTAGACTGACTGTACCACAGTTAACAGAAGAAAGAAGAAAAGAATTGGCAAAAAAGGCATCAAAGGCTTCTGAAAGTTTTAAAGTAAGAATTAGAAACGAAAGAAGAGATGCTAATGAAAAAATAAAGAAAATGGAAAAAGCAGGAGAACTTGCAGAAGATGATGCAAAAAAAGCAACTGATGAAGTTCAAAAAATGACAGATAAATATATCAAGACTATAGAAGCTTTGACTAGTGAAAAAGAAGCAGATATAATGTCAGTATAA
- a CDS encoding class C sortase, which yields MKNKGKLLISIGVIILISSLAFMGFTHIRMIKRANEIQHKKEDFVKKVKQSNEGHSKFKDEDFNGVLGFVEIEKIKLLLPIYKSTSDKELRDGVGIVETTGQPTNQLNTVSVLAGHRGGYNGKDTFLKIDQLKNGDIVKVTDRKNVYRYKVTGRTIIEPTDWTKFNKEPDKAKLILMSCHPYPTNTHRMLVFTELIRIDFIK from the coding sequence ATGAAAAATAAAGGAAAGTTGCTGATTTCAATTGGTGTAATAATTTTAATTTCATCATTGGCTTTTATGGGTTTTACCCATATAAGAATGATTAAAAGAGCAAATGAAATACAGCATAAAAAAGAAGACTTTGTTAAAAAGGTAAAGCAATCTAATGAAGGACATTCAAAGTTTAAAGATGAAGATTTTAATGGTGTATTAGGTTTTGTAGAAATAGAAAAAATAAAACTATTACTACCCATATATAAATCTACTAGTGATAAGGAACTTAGAGATGGCGTAGGTATTGTTGAGACAACAGGACAGCCAACAAATCAATTAAACACAGTATCAGTTTTAGCAGGTCATAGAGGTGGATATAATGGAAAAGATACTTTTCTAAAAATTGACCAGTTGAAGAATGGAGATATTGTAAAAGTTACCGATAGAAAAAATGTATATAGATATAAAGTAACTGGCAGAACAATTATTGAGCCAACTGATTGGACTAAATTCAACAAGGAGCCAGATAAGGCAAAGTTGATATTAATGTCTTGCCATCCATATCCAACTAACACACACAGGATGTTGGTATTTACTGAACTCATAAGGATAGATTTCATAAAATAA
- a CDS encoding alanyl-tRNA editing protein: MEKYYLNRYQKINDTQIMKIENLEDGRTGIILKENIFFPGGGGQDADKGKLYVIKDYNQSYKYELIDIYTNNEGETVNVIDTNQSEIFCEGEKAKQVLDWTHRLDGMQQHSGQHLLSGCFYEKFSRNTKSLHIGNDISQLDIEGEFTQEMIYEIEDMANEIIKESREIKNYKLDREQKSTFTTRRPLPETEDDIRILEIENLDINACCGVHLENTNEIAMIKIVKFYKHKSNTRIEYLAGNRVISYLLNRDRKLKVILDQFKSGEDTIIQTLTNTVQKKERIEESFKNINDKYTNLLINKFEKEIEKSQSGLKILKINLVNEDKNTIYTIANKLQKNEDILIIISNKINKIYNYLIVTEKYTSQKYKIKLKDDFQYMKDKYELKGGGSSFKIEFILENEKNIDNINNYIYYKYWK; this comes from the coding sequence ATGGAAAAATATTATTTAAATAGATATCAAAAGATAAATGATACACAAATAATGAAAATAGAAAATTTAGAAGATGGTCGAACAGGTATAATATTGAAAGAAAATATATTTTTTCCTGGTGGTGGGGGACAGGATGCAGACAAAGGCAAATTATATGTAATAAAGGATTATAATCAATCTTATAAATATGAATTGATAGATATATATACCAATAATGAAGGAGAGACTGTAAATGTAATTGATACTAATCAATCAGAAATATTTTGTGAAGGAGAAAAAGCTAAACAAGTTTTAGATTGGACTCATAGATTAGACGGTATGCAGCAACATAGTGGTCAACATTTGTTGTCAGGATGTTTTTATGAAAAATTTTCGAGAAATACAAAATCACTTCATATAGGTAACGATATAAGCCAATTAGATATTGAGGGAGAATTTACTCAAGAAATGATATATGAAATAGAAGACATGGCAAATGAAATAATAAAAGAATCTAGGGAGATTAAAAACTATAAGCTTGATAGAGAACAAAAATCAACATTTACTACAAGAAGACCACTACCAGAAACCGAAGATGATATAAGAATACTTGAAATTGAAAATTTGGATATTAATGCATGTTGTGGTGTTCATTTAGAAAATACTAATGAAATTGCTATGATAAAAATCGTAAAATTTTATAAACATAAAAGTAATACAAGAATAGAATATTTAGCAGGGAATAGAGTAATAAGCTACTTATTAAATAGAGACAGAAAATTAAAAGTTATACTTGATCAATTTAAATCGGGAGAAGATACAATTATTCAAACATTAACTAATACTGTTCAAAAAAAAGAAAGAATAGAAGAATCATTTAAAAATATAAATGATAAATATACAAATTTATTAATTAATAAATTTGAAAAAGAAATAGAAAAATCTCAATCGGGTTTGAAAATACTGAAGATAAATTTAGTGAATGAAGATAAAAATACTATTTATACTATAGCAAACAAACTTCAAAAGAATGAAGATATTTTGATAATTATTTCTAACAAGATAAATAAGATTTACAATTATCTAATAGTTACAGAAAAATATACTAGTCAAAAGTACAAAATAAAACTTAAAGATGATTTTCAATATATGAAAGATAAATATGAATTAAAGGGTGGAGGTTCTAGCTTTAAAATTGAATTTATACTTGAAAATGAAAAAAACATTGACAATATTAATAATTATATTTATTATAAATATTGGAAATAG
- a CDS encoding Crp/Fnr family transcriptional regulator — protein sequence MINIIKKYIKDIIQNDIFKKFTEEELYNFLKNIESSDIKLSKNEILFSQGQIYSNMCILLEGEVQLTNTDENGNRNVIDVIKPGNIFAEVFSFTSNKISPVSAVANKNSLIFTINTEKLLEVDFDVTFNKDSKDFLIKKYSIISNLMSTFADKNLILLSKIEVLSRRNIRDKIMYYLEIQNAKSNSKIFEIPLSRKDMADFLGVDRSALSRELGNLRDEGIIDFEKNSFKLLYNCLKYCKT from the coding sequence GTGATTAATATAATTAAAAAATATATAAAAGATATAATTCAAAACGATATTTTCAAAAAATTTACTGAAGAAGAATTGTATAATTTCTTAAAAAATATTGAAAGCAGCGATATAAAATTAAGCAAAAATGAAATTTTATTTTCTCAAGGGCAAATCTATAGCAACATGTGTATACTTTTAGAGGGAGAGGTTCAGCTTACAAATACAGATGAAAATGGAAACAGAAATGTAATAGATGTTATAAAGCCAGGTAATATATTTGCCGAAGTTTTTTCATTTACTTCAAATAAAATTTCTCCTGTATCAGCTGTTGCCAATAAAAACTCTTTGATTTTTACTATAAATACAGAAAAATTACTAGAAGTAGATTTTGATGTCACATTTAATAAAGATTCTAAAGATTTTTTAATCAAAAAATACTCTATTATATCAAATTTAATGAGTACTTTTGCTGATAAAAATCTTATATTGCTATCTAAAATAGAGGTTTTATCAAGAAGAAATATTAGAGATAAAATTATGTATTATCTTGAAATACAAAATGCTAAAAGTAATAGTAAAATATTTGAAATACCTTTATCTAGAAAAGATATGGCTGATTTTTTAGGTGTAGATAGAAGTGCCTTGTCCAGAGAATTAGGTAATCTACGTGACGAAGGTATTATTGATTTTGAAAAGAATTCTTTTAAGTTATTATATAATTGTTTAAAGTATTGTAAAACATAA
- a CDS encoding protein kinase domain-containing protein, with product MIFIGNRYEITDKPVYIEENKLYNAYDSEKNIKVKIKIIENNRYISTDFIPNLIDESMVINELDTPYILHIVDVGVHRTVDSLLYYIVYEDFNGVSLSTLTKGAYLHMDALIRISTQIAKALQAYQSIGKCHGSLKADDILVNDKYIIKIADFGLTEANKGTNIRCSGNLKYLSPSQLAIDFTDIKTDLYCLGVMLYEAVFKKFPFSEASTEKQLMKAIDKGVIWSRVNTSDQNQDFIDIIKKLLERNDNLCYKNYNQLILALSHFMYKTQKITINDINEALKPELESVLHRTGRVNPDDFYKTNQIFLKDIELAMEKHNNENINPKKIEKKKARKKNTKKFMMILGIIALFLVIAVIVVKILNYY from the coding sequence ATGATTTTTATTGGAAATAGATATGAAATAACCGATAAACCTGTTTACATCGAAGAGAATAAGCTTTACAATGCATACGACTCTGAGAAAAATATCAAAGTAAAGATAAAAATAATAGAAAATAATAGATATATAAGTACAGATTTTATACCCAATTTAATAGATGAAAGCATGGTAATAAATGAATTAGATACTCCTTATATTTTGCATATAGTCGATGTTGGTGTACATAGAACCGTGGATAGCTTACTTTATTATATTGTATATGAGGATTTTAATGGTGTCTCACTTTCTACTCTTACAAAAGGTGCATATTTGCATATGGATGCACTTATTAGAATCTCAACACAAATTGCCAAAGCTCTACAAGCATATCAGAGTATTGGTAAGTGCCATGGTTCATTAAAGGCAGATGATATTTTAGTTAATGATAAATATATCATAAAAATTGCAGATTTTGGTCTAACAGAGGCTAATAAAGGAACTAATATAAGATGTTCAGGAAACTTAAAATATCTATCACCTTCTCAATTAGCTATAGACTTTACTGATATTAAGACAGATTTGTATTGCTTAGGAGTAATGCTTTATGAAGCTGTATTCAAAAAATTTCCATTTAGTGAAGCTAGTACAGAAAAACAGTTGATGAAGGCAATTGATAAGGGCGTAATATGGTCAAGAGTTAATACAAGCGATCAAAATCAAGATTTTATAGATATTATTAAAAAGCTATTGGAGAGAAATGATAATTTATGCTATAAAAATTATAACCAGCTTATATTAGCACTTAGTCATTTTATGTATAAGACGCAGAAGATTACAATCAATGATATCAACGAAGCACTCAAACCAGAGCTTGAATCAGTCTTACACAGAACTGGTAGAGTCAATCCAGATGATTTTTATAAGACTAATCAGATATTCTTAAAAGATATTGAACTTGCAATGGAAAAACACAACAATGAAAATATAAATCCAAAAAAAATAGAAAAGAAAAAAGCAAGAAAGAAAAATACTAAAAAATTTATGATGATACTAGGCATAATAGCTTTATTTTTAGTAATAGCTGTAATAGTAGTAAAAATACTAAATTATTATTAA
- a CDS encoding AI-2E family transporter, with protein MRFEWNKKYATISFYAFLVLLAAMLFYLGISNFSNVNNMLSTFITIIKPFIIGFSLAYLLNFILTFIERKLFDKLIKKKMPFKLKRAISMLLTYVSVGLTITLFMKFVLPQVTQSIVGIASDFPRIVERIYDYTDALISNIDLSHTNKQIINKKVTELGKDAMDFATNLVPYFGNAFVGLVLGVWNLLLGIIVSIYILADKEGFSALCKKFIAAVFSQEKGQRILYVTDLSNDIFGKFLVGKIIDSCIIAFITFIILKLTGMPYPILLTFIIGVTNIIPFFGPFIGAVPSILLVLFIDPIKALWLTLIIFLIQQLDGNVIGPKILGDSIGISSFWILFSLLIAGKFFGIVGMIIGVPVFSIIYTIVADSLNNKLKKKGLPVSKEYYNNNDC; from the coding sequence TTGAGATTCGAATGGAATAAAAAATATGCGACAATATCTTTTTATGCCTTTTTAGTATTATTAGCAGCGATGTTATTTTATTTAGGTATAAGCAATTTTAGTAATGTAAATAATATGCTTTCTACATTTATCACAATAATAAAACCATTTATTATTGGATTTTCTCTAGCATACTTATTGAATTTTATACTTACTTTTATTGAGCGTAAATTATTTGATAAGCTCATTAAAAAAAAGATGCCTTTTAAATTAAAAAGAGCAATATCAATGCTATTGACTTATGTTAGTGTGGGGCTTACAATTACTTTATTTATGAAATTTGTATTACCACAAGTAACACAAAGTATAGTTGGAATTGCATCTGATTTTCCAAGAATTGTTGAAAGAATATATGATTACACTGATGCATTGATATCTAATATAGATTTATCACATACAAACAAGCAAATTATTAATAAAAAAGTAACAGAGTTAGGCAAAGATGCAATGGATTTTGCTACAAATTTAGTGCCTTATTTTGGAAATGCTTTTGTAGGTTTAGTATTAGGAGTATGGAATTTATTACTTGGGATAATAGTATCCATATATATTTTAGCTGACAAAGAAGGTTTCTCGGCACTTTGCAAAAAATTTATTGCAGCAGTTTTTTCACAAGAGAAAGGGCAAAGAATACTATATGTGACTGATTTAAGCAATGATATATTCGGTAAATTTTTAGTTGGTAAAATTATAGATTCATGTATCATTGCTTTTATAACTTTTATTATACTGAAATTAACTGGGATGCCTTATCCAATATTGCTTACATTTATAATAGGTGTAACCAATATAATTCCGTTCTTTGGTCCATTTATAGGAGCTGTTCCTTCAATTTTATTGGTACTATTTATAGATCCTATAAAGGCATTATGGCTTACTCTTATTATTTTTTTGATACAACAGTTGGATGGTAATGTTATTGGACCTAAAATACTGGGTGATTCAATAGGTATATCATCGTTTTGGATTTTATTCTCTTTGTTGATAGCAGGAAAGTTTTTTGGAATCGTTGGTATGATAATAGGAGTGCCTGTATTTTCGATAATATATACTATAGTAGCAGATAGTTTAAATAATAAATTAAAGAAAAAAGGACTTCCAGTATCAAAAGAATATTATAATAACAATGATTGTTAA